The Archangium primigenium genomic interval ACCGCGTCATACTTCTGCGCCTGCAGCTCGGCGCTCACGTCCAGGCTGGGCTGCCCCTGGTAGGGCTCCACCAGGGCATAGACGTTGTTCCACTCCTGGGCCCACATGTTGCCGAGCAGGTGCGCGGGAATGGCCTTGCCCGCGGGGACCTTGTCCTCGCCGTACTGTTTGGCCAGCCGGGCCCGCACGTAGCAGTGCAGCTCGTCGTAGAGCGGCTTGACCTGACCCCACAGCCGCTGGGCCTCCTTTTCGAAGTCCTCGGGCGACATGTCGTAGCTCGAGCGCCAGAGCGCGCCCGTGTCCTGGAAGCCGATCTCCCGGGCCCCCTCGTTGGACAGCTCCACCATGCGCTCGTAGAGCGGGCGCATGGGCGGGGCGACGGCGTGCCAGCCCACCCACGCGTCGAGCAGCGCGTTGTAGTCGCGGCTCTTGGCGAGCACGTCGGACAGCTCGCCCAGATCCTTGCAGGCGCCCTTGCCGTCCGGCCCGCAGTACTTGCCCTTGCCGTAGAGGCCCTCGAGTTTGGCGGCGATGGTGGCCAGCTCCGCGCGCTTGTCGGCCGCGTTGGGCGCGGGCAGCGGCGAGGACACCCGCAGCAGGTGCAGCATGCGCGCGCTGTCCGCGTCGAGCCCCTGGACGTCCTTGAAGCGCGCCGCCTCGGTGATGGCCTGGCTGAGGTAGGCCATCACCTCCTCGTTCACCGTGGCCGCGTTGCGCTCGGTGTCATCGGTGATGTAGGTGGATTTGATCCACTCGGCCGTGGCCTGCTTCGTCCACAGGCGCTTGAGCTCGTCGTTGACGCGCTGGGTGAACTGGCGCGCATCGCCGGCGGTGAGCGGCGCCTGGGCGGCCTTGGCCGAGGGCGCGGCCGATGCCTCGGCGGAGGCCGGGGCCGCCGCGGGCGACGCGGTCGCGCAGCCGGACGAGGCCACCAGGAAGGGCACGGCCACGAGGGCCGCGCGCAGGAAGCGGGGAGCGGAGCGGGAGGAGGTCATGTCGGGGCCTCACCGTAGAGGAACCGTCCCTGGATGCAACTCTTGGATACGCGGCCAGATGGGGTAAGACAGCCCCCGTGACGTCGTCGCCCTCGCGTGGTTTCCGCGTGCTGTTGCTGTCGAGCGCACTCTCCGCCTGTGGCCCCAGTGCTCCGGACGACGGCGAGTGCGCGCCCTATGCCTTCGCCCTCGCGCCCGTGCCCGCGAGCACCCGGCACCTGACGTGCTCCAGCAGTGCATGCGGGGACGGACAGAACCCGCCCACCAGCGGCGAGCACTGCTCGGACACCCTGGGCTGCCGGGTGCACACCGCCGAGACCAACCGGTGCGTGTGGCTGCACAACCTGGAGCACGGCCACGCCGTCTTCCTCTACAACTGCCCGGACGGATGCCCCGAGCTGGTGGCCGGACTGGAAGGACTCCAGCACGAGGCGCGCGTGGGCGGCAATGGCGTGGTCCGGGCGCTCGTGGCCCCGGACTCGCGCCTGCCCACGCGGGTGGCCGCCCTGCTCTGGCGTCGCTCCTGGAGCGGCGACACCCTGGACCCCACCGCCCTGCGCTGCCTGTTGCGCTGGCAGGACGCCGACGCGCCCGAACCCGGCCTCGCCTGCTCGCCGTGAAACGCCCGTGACGCCTCCCTCCTCCGAACGCATCCGCGCCGTCGACTGGCTGCGGGGCCTGAGCGTGCTGGTGATGATCCAGTGTCACGCCCTCGTCCTGCTGCGCCCGGACCTGCGCCAGGGCCCGATCACCCGGCAGTTGCTGCGGCTCGATGGGCTCGTGGCCCCGGCCTTCCTGTTCTCCGCGGGCTTCGCGCTCGCGCTGCTGCTCGTGCGGGGCGCCGGGGTGGGCTCGCTCGGCCAGCGCCTCGGACGCAACCTGCGCCGCATCGCGCAGGTGCTCGGCGTGGCCACGTTCGTCAACTGGATGTGGTTTCCCGTCTTCCGCGAGCCCCGGTGGCTGGTGCGCATGGACATCCTGCACTGCGTGGGCCTGTCGCTGCTGCTCGCCCTGCCCGTCACCGCGGGGCTGGCCTCCCGGCCGCGGGTGCTCCGGGGCGTGACGCTCGGGCTCGCGCTCACCACCTTCTTCCTGTCCCCCCTGGGCGAGGCCCTGGGCGGCCCCTGGGCGACCGCGCTCAACAAGAGCACGGGGGCCGTGTTCCCCCTGCTGCCGTGGTTGGGCTTCGTCTGGCTGGGCACGTACGTGGGCGCCGTGGCGGGCGAGCGGGGACGGCGTGGACTCGTGCGGTCGCTGGTGTTCGTCGGGGCCCTGGGCTGCGCCGGGTGGCTCGCCGCCAAACCCCTCCAGGCGCTCTATCCCGCGCACCGCTTCTTCGTCACCAATCCCTCCAACGCGGCCGAGCGCGCCATGTGGGTCTGCATCGGGCTGCTCGCGCTGGTGGCGCTGGAGTCCCGGGTCGTCCCGGGCGGCGCGCCCTCGCGGCTCCGGCGCTTCCTGGAGACCTTCGGCACCTCGTCGCTGTCCGCGTACGTCTTCCACCTCACCCTGCTCTACGTCCGCGTCTTCGGCCTGTGCTTCGAGGCCTTGTGGGGCAACCGCTGCGGCTGGGGCCTGTACGCGGTGCTGACGGGGACGCTCATCCTGCTCACGTATGGCCTGTGCCGCGCGTTCGACGCGCTCCAGGACACCGCGCGCCGGCCGCCGTGGGGGTGGTCCCGCCTCACGGGCGGAGGCCCGGGCGGAAAAATCGCGAGCCCCCGGTAGATCCAAAACACAGGTGGCGCGTTTCCAGGGCTCATTCCACCTCGATGCCTTCCGGAGCGCGCGCCTTGTTCCCGTTCTCGTCCTCGTCCAAGCTGAACCGCCTGACCCGCTGGAGTGGTACCGCCCTCGTGCTGGGTCTCGTGTCCGGATGCAGCACGTCGAAGCAGGCCCCCGCCACGAGCACCGCGGCGATCCCCCAGGCCACCAAGAGCGTGAGCGATTCCAAGGCCAATGAGGCGAGCCCGCTGGTGGACCGCTCGGCCCCGGAGCCGCTCGCGCCGCCGCCGCCTCCGTCGGCGCCGCCCCCGGCCCCCACGCGGACCCGCCCCGAGGAGAAGGTGGCCGATGCCCAGAAGTCCGCACGCCTGGCCAAGGAGAGCCGCGGCCGGGCCCCGGGCGTCGCGCTCGAGGCCGAGGAAGGCGCGGCCTCGATCGGCGCGGTGAGCGCGCCCGCCAAGCGCGAGGCCCCCGCCATGGCGCCCCCGGCGGAGCCGTCCACCCAGGGCAACCGCTTCACCGAGCACGCGGCCAACGCCTTCACGGACACGGCCGCGGATCGCTTCTCCACCTTCGCGGTGGACGTGGACACGGCGTCGTACACGATGGCGCGCCGCTACCTGAACCAGAACGCCCTGCCGCCCCATGGCGCCGTGCGCGTGGAGGAGTTCGTCAACTACTTCAAGTACCGCTACACCCCGCCCGAGCGCGGCGCCTTCACGGTGCACCTGGAAGGCGCGCCCTCGCCCTTCGGCGGCAACCGCCACTTCGTGCGCGTGGGCGTTCAGGGCAAGGTGGTCTCCCGCTCGCAGCGCAAGCCCGCGCACCTGGTCTTCCTGGTGGACACCAGCGGCTCCATGCACCAGCCGGACAAGCTGCCCCTGGCCAAGGAGGCGATGAAGATCGCGGTGAAGAACCTCAACGAGAACGACACCGTGGCGCTCGTCACCTACGCGGGCAGCACGCGCGAGGTGCTCACGCCCACGCCCGCCACCGACATCGAGCGCATCTACCAGGCCATCGACGGGCTGGAGGCCGGGGGCGGCACCGCCATGGGCTCGGGCATGGAGCTCGCCTACAAGCACGCGGTGAAGAAGGCCTCGGGCAGCGTGGTGTCGCGCGTGGTGGTGCTCACGGATGGTGACGCCAACATCGGCCCCCGCGTCTCCGCGGACGCGCTGCTCGAGAGCATCCAGGGCTACGTGAAGGAGGGCGTCACGCTGTCGACCATCGGCTTCGGCATGGGCAACTACCGCGATGACCTGATGGAGAAGCTGGCCGACAAGGGCAACGGCAACTGCTTCTACATCGACAGCTACAAGGAGGCGAAGAAGGTCTTCGAGCAGCAGCTCACCGGCACCCTGGAGGTCATCGCCAAGGACGTGAAGGTGCAGGTGGAGTTCGATCCCAAGGCGGTGCGCCGCTACCGGCTGGTGGGCTACGAGAACCGCGACATCGCCGACCGGGACTTCCGCGACGACAAGGTGGACGCGGGCGAGATCGGCGCGGGCCACAGCGTCACCGCCCTCTACGAGGTGGAGTGGAGCGACCCCCAGGCGGCCCTGGGCACGGTGCGCATCCGCGCCAAGACGCCCACGGGCACCGAGGCCTCCGAGCAGGCCTTCCCCCTCGAGTCGCGCCACATGAAGGCCTCGCTCGACGCGGCCTCGTCCGACTTCCGCTTCGCGCTCGCGGTGGCGGCCACGGCGGACGTGCTGCGCGGTGGCGCCGATGCCCAGCGCTGGAACCTCGCCACGGTGCAGAAGCTCGCCGAGGGGGCCACCGACGGCCAGTCCGATCGGGTGGAGTTCACCCGGCTGCTCACGCGGGCCCGGAGCCTGCTGCCCAACGCCGTCGCCAACGAGTCGCGCTGAAGGCTCCCCGCGCGGGCCCCGGACGTCCCCACCAGCAGCCAGGAAGGCGACCCCGAGCCCCCTTCCTCGCTGCGGAAGGACCCTGTGAATCCCCAAGTTGTCCGGGGAGGACACAGACCATGGACCTAGGACATACGTTCCGCGCACTCGTCTCGGGAGTACCCCACCTCTTGCTCGGCGGTCGTTCCCCGGTCCGGGCGGGAAATGAGCGGCTCGCCTCGGTCCGGCTGGGCGTCCGGGAGGGCCTGCCCTACATCCCCCTGGATTCCGTGGCCTTCAACCAGGGGGGCGCCATCCCGGTGCGCTACACCGCCGATGGGGAGGAGCTCACCCCGCCCCTCCAGTGGCAGGACGTTCCCAAGGGCACCCGCTCGCTCGTGCTGCTCGTGGAGGATCCCGATGCCCCCACGCCCCAGCCCTTCGTGCATTGGATCTCCCTGATGTCCCCGGATGTCCGCACCCTGGGCTTCATGCTCCGTCCGGGAACGTCCACCGTGGAGTCGGGTCGCAACTCCCTGCTGCGCACGGGCTGGGTGGGCTGCGCGCCCCCCCGGGGAGACCAGGCCCACCACTACCACTTCCAGATCTTCGCCCTGGACCGTGAGCTGCGGCTGGGCTCCCACCCGGGACGCTCCGCGCTCCTGCGGCGCATGCGCGGGCACGTGGTGGGCTTCGGCGAGCTGGTGGGCACCTACTCGCGAGAACACGCGCACTGACTCCACGTACGCCCCCCACCAGCCCGGGCGGTTTTTTTCGGGAAGGTGGGACGGGAGGGGTTCACTGCGTGACGCGTCGATGGACCGGGTGCAGTGGCATCAAGGCTGCTATGGAAGGCTTCACGCGGGAGTCCCGTGGGTGGCCGATGCCACCAGCACGCGATTCCACCGCCTGGGAGTCAGGGAGTGGCCGACGAGGCAACACCAGAGGTCCTCAAGCCCATCCGCGTCGAGTGGATCGCCGCCGCCTTCGGTCTGCTCAACGGCATCATGATGGTGTACGTGCCGTACGAGTTCGGCACGAGCATCTTCCGCCTCATCTACCCCTACATCCGGCTGCTGGGGCTGGCGTTCATGCTGGGCTCGGCGACCCTGCTCGCCGCCCTGCTCTACCCGGCCTGGCGGTCGTGGATCGGGGCGCTCGGGCGCCTGGTGTTCATCGGGGCGCTCGTCCTGTACTGGTGGGGCGCCACGATCCTCTCGGGCGGCATCACCGGCGCGGTCATCTACCCGCTGATGATCGTGGTCATGGTGCTGGAGTCCCTGCCCCGCTGGCGCCACCGGGGCCTCTTCGCCGAGTTCCTGGCGGTCACGGCCCTGGCGTTCGGGGGCTTCATCCTCGTGGACCCCACGCTGCTCGGGCCCAGCCTCTGGGAGCCCTACCGGGAGGTGGCCCGGCCCCTGGGGGTGCTCTTCCTCGGCGTGGGGGCCCTGTTGGCGCTGGCCCTCGTCCGGCGCTCGCGCACGTGGGCCCGGCGGGCGGTGGGGCTGATGATCCTGATGTTCGGGCAGCTGGCCCTGGTGACGGGCTGGCGCGCGACCTGGACGGGCCTGGCGCTCTACAGCGTCATCACCCTGGGCTGTGGCCTGCTGCTGTACGCGCGCCGGGTGGAGACCTCCACCGTGGGGTGGCGACTGTTTCGCGGCGTGGCGCTCGCGTCCGTGTTGCCCATCCTCGCCGTGGGTGGCCTGGCCTCCGCGGTGGCGCAGCGGGCCATCGAGCGCGAGCTGCGGGACAAGGCCCGTCAGGCGGTGGCGGCCGAGGTCGCCTGGCTGGAGCAGACCGCGACCATGGCGCGCTTCCTGGTGCTGAGCCAGTCGCGGGATCCGCTGCTGCGCGCCGTGCTCCGCGGCGGCGACCGTCAGGCGCTGCGGGCCCGGTTGGACCTGCTGCGCCTGGACCCGAGCCCCTTCGAGGCCTCCTGGGTGCTCGATGGCCAGGGCCAGTCCCTGCTGAACGCCACGGAGGGCGGCGTGACGGGGGACTTCTCGCACCGCGACTACTTCCGCCATGGCCAGGACGAGGGCCAAGTCTACCTGTCGCGCCCCTTCCTCAGCGCCAGGCAGCGGCCCCTGGTCGCCTTCAGCGCGCCCGTGCCCCTGGAGGAGGGACGACACGACATCATGGTGGCGGGCATGTCCCTGTCGCGGCTCAGCCGCGCGCCCACGCGGGCCTCGCGCGACTACCACGTGGAGATCTTCGACCGCCGCGACGGCATGCTGCTGCGCGAGAGCGAGCGGGGGCGGATGCTCAC includes:
- a CDS encoding YbhB/YbcL family Raf kinase inhibitor-like protein, with translation MLGGRSPVRAGNERLASVRLGVREGLPYIPLDSVAFNQGGAIPVRYTADGEELTPPLQWQDVPKGTRSLVLLVEDPDAPTPQPFVHWISLMSPDVRTLGFMLRPGTSTVESGRNSLLRTGWVGCAPPRGDQAHHYHFQIFALDRELRLGSHPGRSALLRRMRGHVVGFGELVGTYSREHAH
- a CDS encoding vWA domain-containing protein, yielding MFPFSSSSKLNRLTRWSGTALVLGLVSGCSTSKQAPATSTAAIPQATKSVSDSKANEASPLVDRSAPEPLAPPPPPSAPPPAPTRTRPEEKVADAQKSARLAKESRGRAPGVALEAEEGAASIGAVSAPAKREAPAMAPPAEPSTQGNRFTEHAANAFTDTAADRFSTFAVDVDTASYTMARRYLNQNALPPHGAVRVEEFVNYFKYRYTPPERGAFTVHLEGAPSPFGGNRHFVRVGVQGKVVSRSQRKPAHLVFLVDTSGSMHQPDKLPLAKEAMKIAVKNLNENDTVALVTYAGSTREVLTPTPATDIERIYQAIDGLEAGGGTAMGSGMELAYKHAVKKASGSVVSRVVVLTDGDANIGPRVSADALLESIQGYVKEGVTLSTIGFGMGNYRDDLMEKLADKGNGNCFYIDSYKEAKKVFEQQLTGTLEVIAKDVKVQVEFDPKAVRRYRLVGYENRDIADRDFRDDKVDAGEIGAGHSVTALYEVEWSDPQAALGTVRIRAKTPTGTEASEQAFPLESRHMKASLDAASSDFRFALAVAATADVLRGGADAQRWNLATVQKLAEGATDGQSDRVEFTRLLTRARSLLPNAVANESR
- a CDS encoding DUF3105 domain-containing protein; this translates as MTSSPSRGFRVLLLSSALSACGPSAPDDGECAPYAFALAPVPASTRHLTCSSSACGDGQNPPTSGEHCSDTLGCRVHTAETNRCVWLHNLEHGHAVFLYNCPDGCPELVAGLEGLQHEARVGGNGVVRALVAPDSRLPTRVAALLWRRSWSGDTLDPTALRCLLRWQDADAPEPGLACSP
- a CDS encoding M2 family metallopeptidase, with product MTSSRSAPRFLRAALVAVPFLVASSGCATASPAAAPASAEASAAPSAKAAQAPLTAGDARQFTQRVNDELKRLWTKQATAEWIKSTYITDDTERNAATVNEEVMAYLSQAITEAARFKDVQGLDADSARMLHLLRVSSPLPAPNAADKRAELATIAAKLEGLYGKGKYCGPDGKGACKDLGELSDVLAKSRDYNALLDAWVGWHAVAPPMRPLYERMVELSNEGAREIGFQDTGALWRSSYDMSPEDFEKEAQRLWGQVKPLYDELHCYVRARLAKQYGEDKVPAGKAIPAHLLGNMWAQEWNNVYALVEPYQGQPSLDVSAELQAQKYDAVRMVKQGEAFFTSLGLKALPETFWQRSQFTKPRDREVVCHASAWDVTYDNDLRVKMCIKPVEEDLVTIHHELGHDYYYTYYHTLPVLYQQGANDGFHEAIGDAITLSITPSYLKQVGLLKKVPEGDKGLINLQMKDAMEKVAFLPFGLLVDQWRWEVLSGRVKPTDYNASWWALREKYQGVRAPVARSEKDFDPGAKYHVPANVPYTRYFLARILQFQFHRSLCQAAGFKGPLHECSIYGNKDAGKRLAAMLEMGASKPWPEALEALTGQRQMDASAILEYFTPLRGWLQKQNQGQKCGW
- a CDS encoding sensor histidine kinase translates to MADEATPEVLKPIRVEWIAAAFGLLNGIMMVYVPYEFGTSIFRLIYPYIRLLGLAFMLGSATLLAALLYPAWRSWIGALGRLVFIGALVLYWWGATILSGGITGAVIYPLMIVVMVLESLPRWRHRGLFAEFLAVTALAFGGFILVDPTLLGPSLWEPYREVARPLGVLFLGVGALLALALVRRSRTWARRAVGLMILMFGQLALVTGWRATWTGLALYSVITLGCGLLLYARRVETSTVGWRLFRGVALASVLPILAVGGLASAVAQRAIERELRDKARQAVAAEVAWLEQTATMARFLVLSQSRDPLLRAVLRGGDRQALRARLDLLRLDPSPFEASWVLDGQGQSLLNATEGGVTGDFSHRDYFRHGQDEGQVYLSRPFLSARQRPLVAFSAPVPLEEGRHDIMVAGMSLSRLSRAPTRASRDYHVEIFDRRDGMLLRESERGRMLTRAPILALVEATTLSDPEGFIETSDPDGGRLLVAHAQVPDTPWTVVVTAPLSLAFAPVTRLSALVVFIALGAGAIALWLSRWVGRDVTRRLQALRDGIAALGSLSLEQRIPAQGDDELAEVTLGFNEMAARIEHTQKELREAISSRDQFLSMASHELRTPLTPLKATIELMQRQALLPQEVSAEKQRSTLERLRRQVDRLTRLIGDMLDVSRMQSGRFALRPEPMDLSALAQEVVDRIAHARSERTAPISLDLPEAPLRGTWDEQRLDQLLTNLVENAVRYSPPDTPIQVRLVPEADGVLLEVEDQGIGVPAEGLAHLFEPFFRAQNASEHHAGGLGLGLAICQEIVERHGGRIQARSEGPGKGTRFSVFLPRDTPPAPV
- a CDS encoding heparan-alpha-glucosaminide N-acetyltransferase domain-containing protein → MTPPSSERIRAVDWLRGLSVLVMIQCHALVLLRPDLRQGPITRQLLRLDGLVAPAFLFSAGFALALLLVRGAGVGSLGQRLGRNLRRIAQVLGVATFVNWMWFPVFREPRWLVRMDILHCVGLSLLLALPVTAGLASRPRVLRGVTLGLALTTFFLSPLGEALGGPWATALNKSTGAVFPLLPWLGFVWLGTYVGAVAGERGRRGLVRSLVFVGALGCAGWLAAKPLQALYPAHRFFVTNPSNAAERAMWVCIGLLALVALESRVVPGGAPSRLRRFLETFGTSSLSAYVFHLTLLYVRVFGLCFEALWGNRCGWGLYAVLTGTLILLTYGLCRAFDALQDTARRPPWGWSRLTGGGPGGKIASPR